The [Bacillus] selenitireducens MLS10 genome includes a region encoding these proteins:
- a CDS encoding C40 family peptidase, with translation MKRAKVLISALIIAAGIFTYDSVAEATEGLENERDEVQSELDNIQSELSGAEAELAELVSEVEAIESEIEQIDEALRLNEENVEKTEAEIEEKEEAIEEMEDEIARLEADIEERMEHLKNRASAYQREGGPTSSYMEVLFGAEGFADFISRVFTVTQIAQADQDFIEQLEKSQQALDETKSEHESELESLEEERTELQGMIEYMEDQYEEQERLRQEVTVMQAEQEEMIASLVSDADDLEAREADLMNRIEEEQARAEEAAQSAAASTNNATASAAASSSGGASGTVDTIVDASQQYIGNSTYVFGGGRSQSDIANGRFDCSGFTAWAFGQIGIDLPANTQAQVQSGQRVSADEMQRGDLVFFDTYTSNGHVGIYLGNGQFLGSQSSTGVAVADMSSGYWAERFRGVVVRVM, from the coding sequence ATGAAAAGAGCAAAAGTACTGATAAGTGCCCTCATCATTGCGGCGGGTATTTTCACATATGACAGCGTGGCTGAGGCCACGGAAGGACTTGAAAACGAGCGGGATGAAGTACAGTCCGAGCTCGACAACATCCAGTCAGAGCTCTCTGGAGCTGAAGCGGAACTGGCGGAGCTGGTCAGCGAAGTGGAAGCCATTGAATCTGAAATCGAACAGATCGATGAAGCGCTTCGTTTGAATGAAGAGAACGTTGAAAAAACGGAAGCTGAAATCGAAGAAAAAGAAGAAGCCATTGAAGAGATGGAAGACGAAATAGCCCGTCTTGAAGCAGACATAGAAGAACGGATGGAGCATTTAAAAAACCGGGCTAGCGCATACCAGCGTGAAGGCGGACCGACTTCATCTTACATGGAGGTCCTTTTCGGAGCTGAAGGGTTTGCGGATTTCATCAGCCGGGTCTTTACGGTGACGCAAATTGCCCAGGCCGATCAGGATTTCATTGAGCAGCTTGAAAAGAGCCAGCAGGCTCTTGATGAAACGAAATCGGAGCACGAATCGGAGCTTGAGAGTCTTGAAGAAGAGCGGACGGAGCTTCAGGGTATGATTGAATACATGGAAGATCAGTATGAGGAGCAGGAGCGCCTTCGTCAGGAAGTCACTGTGATGCAGGCGGAACAAGAAGAGATGATTGCATCACTCGTGTCTGACGCTGATGACCTTGAAGCAAGAGAAGCCGATCTGATGAACCGTATTGAAGAAGAGCAGGCACGTGCTGAAGAAGCGGCGCAGTCTGCAGCGGCGAGCACTAATAATGCCACGGCATCAGCCGCTGCGTCATCCTCTGGAGGAGCATCAGGGACGGTTGATACGATCGTCGATGCAAGCCAGCAGTATATTGGCAACTCCACGTACGTCTTTGGCGGCGGCCGCTCGCAGAGTGACATCGCCAATGGACGTTTTGACTGTTCAGGCTTTACGGCTTGGGCGTTCGGTCAGATTGGCATCGATCTCCCGGCGAACACCCAGGCACAGGTTCAGTCCGGCCAGCGTGTCTCTGCCGATGAGATGCAGCGAGGGGATCTGGTGTTTTTTGATACGTATACGTCGAACGGACACGTCGGCATTTATCTCGGCAACGGCCAGTTCCTCGGTTCACAGTCTTCAACGGGCGTTGCCGTTGCGGATATGAGTTCAGGCTACTGGGCTGAGCGTTTCCGCGGTGTCGTTGTACGAGTCATGTAA
- a CDS encoding S-layer homology domain-containing protein, which translates to MPDGGGPGYFTDVQETIAIKDVADIYIYPNTLHIVKVDGHDLHQWLEKSAGNFFEIDPQSTETQMMADYSFRGYNFDTIDGVEYQIDITKPFGERIVNLTYNGETVVDDEEYLVITNNYRASGGGGLLSDAESAEIIYSSTLENREVIIDYIRETGTLDIEPDMNWSIVPFDHEGELHYKTSPAALDYLDRSEGYDFLSYVETDADGWAVFSFDMDQYRSMIDGEAPVFSDYGENENYFEEVRQMADLNVIQGFKDGTFRPMNDIKRADVAVMLARAFDLEHHGHDLFEDVNQAHRAFEEIHAVKEAGIFLGTVDNEFLPDAMITRGEAAAVIARAFTFMDEDVSSETTFHDVHGVFSDYIGTLQNMGIVHGISEDYYGMDEHLTRLQFTIMMSRSHNHSVR; encoded by the coding sequence GTGCCGGACGGGGGGGGACCGGGGTACTTCACAGATGTCCAAGAGACGATCGCCATTAAAGACGTCGCAGATATCTATATTTATCCGAACACCCTTCACATTGTAAAAGTGGACGGACACGATCTCCACCAATGGCTTGAAAAATCTGCAGGGAATTTCTTTGAGATCGATCCGCAGTCAACTGAAACACAAATGATGGCAGATTACAGCTTCCGTGGATACAACTTCGACACGATTGATGGCGTCGAGTATCAGATTGATATCACCAAACCGTTTGGAGAACGAATTGTAAACTTGACCTATAATGGTGAAACCGTTGTGGATGATGAAGAGTATTTGGTCATCACAAACAATTACCGCGCAAGCGGCGGGGGCGGTCTTCTGTCTGATGCCGAGTCTGCGGAGATTATTTACTCGAGTACGCTCGAAAACCGCGAAGTCATCATCGATTACATTCGGGAAACAGGGACACTCGACATCGAGCCGGATATGAACTGGAGTATCGTGCCGTTTGACCATGAGGGAGAACTGCACTACAAAACGTCTCCGGCTGCTCTTGACTATTTAGACCGCAGCGAAGGCTATGACTTCCTCAGCTATGTGGAAACCGATGCCGACGGATGGGCTGTCTTCTCATTTGATATGGATCAATACCGTTCCATGATCGACGGAGAAGCGCCTGTATTCAGTGATTACGGGGAAAATGAAAACTATTTTGAAGAAGTCAGGCAAATGGCCGACCTCAACGTTATTCAAGGATTCAAGGACGGCACATTCCGACCAATGAATGACATTAAGCGTGCTGATGTGGCTGTCATGTTAGCCAGAGCCTTCGACCTCGAACACCATGGCCATGACCTCTTTGAAGATGTCAATCAGGCACATCGTGCATTTGAGGAAATACATGCCGTGAAAGAGGCGGGGATCTTCCTCGGTACTGTTGACAATGAATTTTTGCCAGATGCCATGATCACCCGCGGTGAGGCTGCAGCCGTTATCGCAAGAGCATTTACATTCATGGATGAAGACGTTTCAAGCGAGACGACTTTCCATGATGTTCACGGGGTATTTTCTGATTACATCGGCACCCTTCAGAACATGGGCATTGTGCACGGCATTTCAGAAGATTACTATGGGATGGATGAACATCTGACAAGGCTCCAGTTTACAATTATGATGAGCAGAAGTCATAATCATTCCGTACGATAA
- a CDS encoding metallophosphoesterase, with amino-acid sequence MKNQWLRSGIIALALPGLIAAPVLGGGVSANGDETAVTNDVAESHTLAIMGTTDIHAHVMAYDYMADKADESFGLAKIASIVDEQRQLYDHSVLVDNGDVLQGSILGDLEAVVDPVEGEKNVILQAMEAMQYNAAAIGNHEFNFGLDFLDRSIADSDFPWLNANVKRASDGEPRFDPYIIEEMEISGEELKVGMIGFVPPQIMTWDRMHLEGHVVVDEIVDSAEEFVPKMKADGADVIVAIAHSGIDASEDASADASWHLTNVEGIDAVVSGHNHNLFPEEAYHDLPGVDPQTGKINGTPVVMPGSWGSHLGIIELDMTHDGEEWMIQDGRSFNIASVDYEEHPDIVDIAAERHQATIDYVNNPVGDTKRDINTFFARLLDNETNELVNAAQLHYATEYLKGTDYEDFPLLSAAAPFRAGRGGTGVLHRCPRDDRH; translated from the coding sequence ATGAAGAACCAATGGTTACGATCCGGCATCATCGCTCTGGCATTGCCCGGGTTGATTGCAGCCCCTGTGCTGGGCGGTGGAGTCAGTGCAAACGGGGATGAGACAGCTGTCACAAACGACGTCGCGGAATCGCATACGTTAGCGATTATGGGCACAACAGACATCCATGCCCACGTCATGGCCTACGATTACATGGCTGACAAAGCCGACGAAAGCTTCGGGCTTGCCAAGATTGCCTCGATTGTTGACGAACAGCGCCAACTTTACGATCACAGTGTCCTTGTCGACAACGGTGATGTGCTACAGGGAAGCATCCTTGGCGACCTTGAAGCCGTTGTCGATCCTGTAGAGGGGGAGAAAAACGTCATTCTTCAGGCAATGGAAGCGATGCAATACAATGCCGCTGCCATTGGAAACCATGAGTTTAACTTTGGACTGGATTTTCTCGATCGTTCCATCGCAGATTCCGATTTCCCCTGGCTGAATGCAAATGTGAAACGGGCCTCTGACGGAGAACCACGCTTTGATCCTTATATCATCGAGGAGATGGAGATTTCAGGAGAAGAACTGAAAGTCGGCATGATCGGCTTTGTACCGCCGCAAATTATGACATGGGACCGTATGCATCTCGAAGGTCATGTTGTCGTTGATGAAATTGTTGATTCCGCGGAAGAATTTGTACCGAAAATGAAAGCCGATGGGGCGGACGTCATTGTTGCCATCGCGCACTCCGGAATCGATGCGTCAGAAGACGCCTCCGCTGATGCAAGCTGGCATCTGACTAACGTTGAGGGGATCGATGCCGTTGTCAGTGGACATAATCACAATCTGTTCCCTGAAGAAGCCTATCATGATCTCCCGGGTGTTGATCCTCAAACAGGAAAAATTAACGGGACTCCTGTTGTCATGCCCGGCAGCTGGGGATCACATTTAGGGATTATCGAACTTGACATGACGCACGATGGCGAAGAATGGATGATTCAGGATGGCCGATCTTTCAACATCGCATCCGTCGACTATGAAGAGCATCCTGACATTGTCGACATTGCCGCTGAGCGTCATCAGGCAACCATCGATTACGTCAATAACCCCGTTGGTGATACAAAACGCGACATCAACACCTTTTTTGCCCGACTGCTTGACAATGAGACGAATGAACTTGTCAATGCAGCACAGCTGCACTACGCAACCGAGTACTTAAAAGGCACCGACTATGAAGACTTTCCGTTATTAAGCGCTGCTGCACCGTTCCGTGCCGGACGGGGGGGGACCGGGGTACTTCACAGATGTCCAAGAGACGATCGCCATTAA
- a CDS encoding ABC transporter substrate-binding protein, which yields MKPTIRYSAILFIVAAGLTACKEENQNGPADSAEDSGTSLTVWSYGTDYEDLVREYENMHDDLNIDLVERDQDDHQLALFTALSAGGGAPDVAALDWSQLDTYLDAQNQFVNLSDHGAADHAEGFLDWAFEAGSSSDASFILGLPATVSPTVMHYDKDRFHEAGLPSDPEEVEDAIRSWDDFREMADQLQTETGTATAGNPDILYHALRDQMETGYFNTDGELLIGSSSHIESIFMKTAEWMEEGYLLLHDHDSESWQEATANGNFATILGDWTMTRNLKADAPDSDSWRIAQIPEGAGNRGGTWLAVPAQSDAPDEAYSLIEWLTAPEQQLRLYEQTGQLPASPAVYDKDAFSSITDPYFGGQATGVLFAEAAISAAPHHRGRNYESVDEEILIGLDNVFLSTPPDDEWADILERVERRITR from the coding sequence ATGAAGCCAACGATTCGATACAGTGCAATCCTGTTTATTGTCGCTGCGGGCCTGACCGCCTGCAAAGAGGAGAACCAAAACGGCCCTGCAGACAGCGCAGAAGACAGCGGGACATCCCTCACCGTCTGGTCCTACGGCACGGACTATGAAGATCTCGTCAGAGAATACGAAAACATGCACGATGATCTGAACATCGATCTCGTCGAGCGGGATCAGGACGATCACCAGCTCGCCCTCTTCACAGCACTGTCTGCCGGCGGAGGAGCGCCGGACGTGGCTGCCCTTGACTGGTCACAGCTCGACACCTACCTCGATGCCCAAAATCAGTTTGTCAACCTCAGTGATCACGGTGCGGCGGATCATGCCGAAGGCTTTCTGGACTGGGCCTTTGAAGCAGGGTCTTCCTCCGACGCCTCATTCATCCTGGGACTCCCGGCCACCGTGTCACCGACGGTTATGCACTACGACAAAGACCGATTCCATGAAGCCGGGCTACCGTCAGATCCTGAAGAAGTGGAAGACGCGATCCGCTCCTGGGATGACTTCAGAGAAATGGCGGATCAGCTCCAAACCGAGACCGGAACGGCAACAGCCGGAAATCCGGACATCCTCTATCACGCCCTTCGCGATCAGATGGAAACCGGCTACTTCAACACCGATGGTGAGCTCCTGATCGGCTCATCATCTCATATCGAGTCCATCTTTATGAAAACGGCCGAATGGATGGAGGAAGGCTACCTACTCCTTCATGATCACGATTCCGAGTCCTGGCAGGAGGCGACAGCGAACGGTAATTTTGCCACGATCCTCGGCGACTGGACGATGACCCGGAATCTGAAAGCCGACGCACCGGACTCAGACAGCTGGAGAATCGCTCAAATCCCTGAAGGAGCAGGCAATCGGGGAGGGACGTGGCTGGCTGTACCTGCTCAGTCTGATGCCCCGGATGAAGCCTACAGTCTGATCGAATGGCTGACTGCCCCCGAGCAGCAACTCCGCCTCTATGAACAGACCGGACAGCTCCCGGCTTCTCCTGCCGTTTATGACAAAGACGCTTTTTCATCCATCACCGATCCGTACTTTGGAGGACAGGCCACAGGCGTATTGTTTGCCGAAGCTGCCATTTCCGCAGCTCCTCACCACCGGGGGCGCAACTATGAGAGCGTGGATGAGGAAATTCTCATCGGCCTTGACAATGTCTTTTTGTCCACGCCTCCTGACGACGAATGGGCGGACATCCTGGAACGTGTGGAACGACGGATTACAAGATAA
- a CDS encoding YeiH family protein, whose product MGRIQKMAGVIPGVFVCFVLLLASMWLAGMIGSVINQMQGLPPEAGNPVSPIFVAILLGLLIRNGFGLPEAVSAGVAFSVQVILKAGIIFLGIRLSFLDVITLGAWGIPIILICVIAGIAMTMWVTKLLKQSHRLGTLTAVGTGICGVTAIVGTAPGIKANDEEIAYAVGNITIFGIIAMFLYPYLANVLFAGDPVRAGLFLGTAIHETAQVAGASLIYDQVFTSSAVVDVATISKLTRNTMLIAVVPIMSYYYLMRQNRESGGRAEVKKWYQLIPLFVIGFLLMAGVRTVGDSGAETGLAFGVFSPSVWADVTAGLSTLGSTYLLGIAMAGVGLSTNLGVFKHHGVKPFYIGITAALTVTVVSIVMVTLLGGLISYPH is encoded by the coding sequence ATGGGCCGGATTCAAAAGATGGCCGGGGTCATCCCTGGGGTGTTTGTCTGTTTTGTGCTGCTTCTTGCGAGTATGTGGCTTGCAGGGATGATCGGTTCAGTCATCAATCAGATGCAGGGCCTGCCTCCTGAGGCGGGGAACCCGGTGTCGCCGATTTTCGTGGCGATTCTGCTCGGGCTTCTGATCCGGAACGGATTCGGGCTCCCGGAGGCCGTTTCGGCAGGGGTGGCATTTTCGGTGCAGGTCATTTTGAAGGCAGGGATCATTTTTCTCGGGATTCGTCTCAGTTTCCTCGACGTGATTACCCTCGGGGCGTGGGGGATTCCGATTATCCTGATCTGTGTCATCGCAGGGATTGCCATGACGATGTGGGTGACGAAGCTGTTAAAGCAGTCGCACCGCCTCGGGACCCTGACGGCGGTGGGGACGGGGATCTGCGGGGTGACGGCGATCGTCGGGACGGCGCCCGGGATCAAGGCCAATGATGAAGAGATCGCCTATGCGGTGGGGAATATTACAATTTTCGGCATCATCGCGATGTTTCTTTATCCATATCTCGCGAACGTGCTGTTTGCCGGCGATCCGGTACGGGCGGGTCTCTTTCTCGGTACAGCAATTCACGAAACGGCTCAGGTTGCCGGGGCGTCGCTGATTTATGATCAGGTGTTTACCTCGTCGGCGGTAGTGGATGTCGCGACGATTTCGAAGCTGACGCGCAACACGATGCTCATCGCCGTTGTGCCGATCATGTCGTACTACTACCTGATGCGGCAGAACCGGGAGAGCGGGGGCCGTGCCGAGGTGAAGAAGTGGTATCAGCTCATTCCGCTCTTTGTGATCGGCTTTCTTCTGATGGCAGGTGTCAGAACTGTCGGTGATTCCGGTGCGGAAACGGGGCTTGCCTTCGGCGTCTTCTCTCCTTCCGTGTGGGCGGACGTCACAGCGGGACTCAGTACCCTCGGTTCGACGTATCTCCTCGGGATTGCCATGGCAGGTGTCGGTCTGTCGACGAATCTCGGTGTCTTTAAGCACCACGGGGTGAAGCCGTTTTATATCGGGATTACGGCTGCTTTGACGGTGACGGTGGTGAGCATCGTGATGGTGACGCTGTTGGGCGGTCTGATCAGCTACCCGCATTGA
- a CDS encoding immunoglobulin-like domain-containing protein yields the protein MGQGKSPSAGKGKPWRKRLSILLIASLFFSLATPAGYAQEQEEHLQVIIQYQDDIPEEPTRFGWLNVPVYDNVKDMENLNVRTASVPVSEMASLLADPGVLSVEEAVPFEFHETYPERFSGIGGGPNDDAPMWHNQMIGAYDAWEDGFTGEDVKVAVFDSGFFDHDDIDYAGGVSVIDEETDFTKDPNGHGTSVAGVIGSLPGTEAEGMASGVDLYGVKVSHQDEDGNNRVGDTSHIVQGIEWAIEEEMDIINLSLGWDDYLQNMHRVFQSAADEGILIVASSGNHGNDEGTGENMVYPAKFDEVIAVASLDPDKERAYYSSTGPENELAAPGGKGRGFQSEQIYTINNENAYSYMSGTSFASPHIAGLGALLMQRNPDWSATEIRQYMIDHAEDLGEPGRNELYGFGLASYQPAGDEPEVPELIYDGPLEIDVSEGASFEIPEVSVSHSEDLDVRVSLFDSDGNALDPDTFSTDIPGTYTWRFDAEDEAGNQAEPLFITVNVLETVDEEPPVIIYDGPLTFTVSYGAEFFLPDVTVEDNVDEDLTAEVMIQNEAGAVLDVLDTTEPGTYTLTYTAEDSAGNEAEPLVITVTVEEKEDTTPPELVYEGPTAITVAYGEGFTMPEVRVTDDTDEDLLPTVTIENEAGETLSAIDTTEPGTYTLTYTAEDSAGNEAEPLVITVTVEEKEDTTPPELVYEGPTEITVAYGEGFTIPEVSVTDDTDEDLLPTVTIENEAGETLSAIDTTEPGTYTLTYTAEDSAGNEAEPLVITVTVEEKEDTTPPELVYEGPTEITVAYGEGFTIPEVSVTDDTDEDLLPTVTIENEAGETLSAIDTTEPGTYTLTYTAEDSAGNEAEPLVITVTVEEKEDTTPPELVYEGPTEITVAYGEGFTIPEVSVTDDTDEDLLPTVTIENEAGETLSAIDTTEPGTYTLTYTAEDSAGNEAEPLVITVTVEEKEDTTPPELVYEGPTEITVAYGEGFTIPEVSVTDNTDEDLLPTVTIENEAGETLSAIDTTEPGTYTLTYTAEDSAGNEAEPLVITVTVEEKEAPSFSDVDERERFHLEIRYLAGLGIIGGYTDGRFGPDDVVTRGQAAIMIGRALGFDGEQRETSFPDVGMNTTFSGFVQEAADRGIIQGFPDGSYRPDAPVTRGQMAIFIARAFDLETEADADFSDVSPSMQSYSAVRLILHENITEGFPDGTFRPDNDVTRGQFSAFLSRTLNEDFRGMD from the coding sequence TTGGGACAAGGAAAATCACCATCAGCAGGCAAAGGGAAACCATGGAGAAAAAGGCTGTCCATTTTATTGATTGCGTCTCTTTTCTTTTCGCTCGCCACACCGGCTGGCTATGCACAGGAGCAGGAGGAACATCTTCAAGTCATCATTCAGTATCAGGATGATATCCCTGAAGAGCCAACGCGTTTCGGCTGGCTGAATGTACCGGTGTATGACAATGTGAAGGATATGGAAAATCTGAATGTGAGAACGGCTTCGGTTCCTGTAAGCGAAATGGCGTCATTACTGGCAGATCCGGGGGTCCTGAGCGTGGAAGAGGCCGTTCCGTTTGAATTTCATGAGACGTATCCGGAGCGGTTTTCAGGGATTGGCGGGGGACCGAATGACGATGCTCCCATGTGGCATAATCAGATGATCGGTGCATACGATGCCTGGGAAGACGGGTTTACGGGTGAGGACGTAAAAGTCGCTGTTTTCGACTCAGGCTTCTTTGATCATGATGATATTGACTATGCAGGCGGAGTGTCAGTCATCGATGAAGAAACGGATTTCACGAAGGACCCTAACGGCCACGGCACCAGCGTGGCGGGTGTCATCGGCTCGTTACCGGGAACCGAGGCCGAAGGCATGGCATCAGGGGTTGATCTGTACGGTGTGAAAGTCAGTCACCAGGATGAGGATGGAAACAATCGCGTCGGTGACACCTCTCATATCGTCCAGGGAATTGAATGGGCCATTGAAGAGGAGATGGACATCATTAACCTGAGTCTTGGCTGGGACGACTATTTGCAAAATATGCATAGGGTATTCCAGTCCGCTGCGGATGAGGGGATTCTCATCGTAGCATCGTCCGGGAACCACGGGAATGACGAAGGCACAGGTGAGAATATGGTGTATCCCGCGAAGTTTGACGAGGTAATTGCTGTCGCTTCACTGGATCCGGACAAGGAGAGAGCCTACTATTCCTCTACAGGCCCAGAGAATGAACTGGCTGCCCCGGGAGGAAAAGGACGGGGATTTCAGTCTGAACAGATTTATACGATCAATAACGAGAATGCTTATTCCTATATGTCTGGAACATCGTTTGCATCACCCCATATTGCGGGACTGGGGGCACTGCTTATGCAAAGGAACCCGGACTGGTCTGCCACTGAGATCAGGCAGTATATGATCGATCATGCAGAAGATCTCGGAGAGCCTGGAAGAAATGAGCTTTACGGCTTTGGATTGGCTTCTTATCAGCCTGCCGGTGATGAGCCGGAAGTTCCGGAATTAATCTATGACGGTCCTCTTGAGATTGATGTCTCGGAGGGTGCCTCCTTTGAGATACCGGAAGTAAGCGTGTCACACAGTGAAGATCTTGACGTGCGGGTCAGCCTGTTTGACAGTGATGGCAATGCACTCGATCCGGATACATTCTCAACAGACATCCCGGGGACATATACATGGCGCTTTGATGCGGAAGACGAGGCGGGGAATCAGGCTGAACCTCTATTCATCACTGTGAATGTCCTTGAAACGGTGGATGAGGAACCGCCGGTTATCATCTATGACGGTCCTCTGACATTCACTGTTTCCTATGGCGCGGAGTTCTTCTTGCCGGATGTGACGGTTGAGGATAACGTGGACGAGGATTTGACGGCGGAAGTCATGATCCAAAACGAAGCAGGTGCTGTCTTGGACGTATTGGATACGACAGAGCCAGGGACGTACACCTTGACGTATACGGCGGAAGACAGCGCAGGGAACGAAGCGGAGCCGCTCGTGATCACGGTGACGGTGGAAGAAAAGGAAGACACGACGCCACCGGAGCTTGTGTATGAAGGTCCGACAGCGATTACGGTTGCGTACGGCGAAGGCTTTACGATGCCGGAAGTGAGAGTAACGGATGATACCGATGAGGATCTTCTTCCGACAGTAACGATTGAAAATGAAGCAGGTGAAACGCTCTCTGCCATTGATACGACAGAGCCAGGGACGTACACCTTGACGTATACGGCGGAAGACAGCGCGGGCAACGAAGCGGAGCCGCTCGTGATCACGGTGACGGTGGAAGAGAAGGAAGACACGACGCCACCGGAGCTTGTGTATGAAGGCCCGACAGAGATTACGGTTGCGTACGGTGAAGGCTTTACGATACCGGAAGTGAGTGTAACGGATGATACCGATGAGGATCTTCTTCCGACAGTAACGATTGAAAATGAAGCAGGTGAAACGCTCTCTGCCATTGATACGACAGAGCCAGGGACGTACACCTTGACGTATACGGCGGAAGACAGCGCAGGGAACGAAGCGGAGCCGCTCGTGATCACGGTGACGGTGGAAGAGAAGGAAGACACGACGCCACCGGAGCTTGTGTATGAAGGCCCGACAGAGATTACGGTTGCGTACGGTGAAGGCTTTACGATACCGGAAGTGAGTGTAACGGATGATACCGATGAGGATCTTCTTCCGACAGTAACGATTGAAAATGAAGCAGGTGAAACGCTCTCTGCCATTGATACGACAGAGCCAGGGACGTACACCTTGACGTATACGGCGGAAGACAGCGCAGGGAACGAAGCGGAGCCGCTCGTGATCACGGTGACGGTGGAAGAGAAGGAAGACACGACGCCACCGGAGCTTGTGTATGAAGGCCCGACAGAGATTACGGTTGCTTACGGTGAAGGCTTTACGATACCGGAAGTGAGTGTAACGGATGATACCGATGAGGATCTTCTTCCGACAGTAACGATTGAAAATGAAGCAGGTGAAACGCTCTCTGCCATTGATACGACAGAGCCAGGGACGTACACCTTGACGTATACGGCGGAAGACAGCGCAGGGAACGAAGCGGAGCCGCTCGTGATCACGGTGACGGTGGAAGAGAAGGAAGACACGACGCCACCGGAGCTTGTGTATGAAGGCCCGACAGAGATTACGGTTGCTTACGGTGAAGGCTTTACGATACCGGAAGTGAGTGTAACGGATAATACCGATGAGGATCTTCTTCCGACAGTAACGATTGAAAATGAAGCAGGTGAAACGCTCTCTGCCATTGATACGACAGAGCCAGGGACGTACACCTTGACGTATACGGCGGAAGACAGCGCGGGCAACGAAGCGGAGCCGCTCGTGATCACGGTGACGGTCGAAGAGAAGGAAGCACCATCCTTTAGTGATGTGGATGAGCGTGAGCGATTCCACCTTGAAATTCGGTACCTCGCCGGTCTGGGTATAATCGGCGGTTATACAGACGGGCGGTTTGGTCCGGACGATGTGGTAACTCGTGGTCAGGCAGCGATTATGATTGGCCGGGCACTTGGATTTGACGGAGAACAAAGAGAGACATCATTCCCCGACGTCGGCATGAATACCACATTCTCAGGTTTTGTGCAGGAGGCGGCTGACCGTGGGATTATTCAGGGATTTCCTGACGGTTCATACAGACCGGATGCTCCGGTAACACGCGGACAGATGGCGATTTTCATTGCGAGAGCGTTTGATCTTGAAACCGAGGCGGATGCGGATTTCAGCGATGTATCGCCTTCGATGCAATCCTATTCAGCAGTTCGGCTCATCTTGCATGAAAATATCACAGAAGGTTTTCCTGACGGCACTTTCCGGCCGGATAACGATGTAACCCGCGGGCAATTTTCAGCATTTCTTTCACGAACGCTGAATGAAGATTTCAGGGGCATGGACTAG